In Myxococcus stipitatus, the following are encoded in one genomic region:
- a CDS encoding nicotinate phosphoribosyltransferase, which yields MATSLLATDGYKFSMAEAGWPLRRETFYYSHRRGGLQVMPLDLAGYVRSLLPEPKPEDYDYLSRFDYEMGVGFKAAILRKERLSVRAIPRGAHFYSREPILTVTGPSALVSWVEPILLQLNFRIQVATQALLDREGLARAVARVTCEEQKAIVLETLDAVGVKPVPVTVDTEGYAQRVRATVKELIDAVEDPARIFEVGLRAATCLQQHEIALQACKDMGVQRTSNVEGARKLGMIPVGTMGHEHIQRYGSDDAAFRAMRERRPQRSSYLLDTFDTLTSGIPAAFQLIREEPGAGDSIRFDSGNKKLQYLYAVTRARDMGIRPVNILEDGLDAEATREFEELRRQVGWDPSAQFYGYGGHIIARTMECSFTRDKVAAIYKLSQTGHQPVMKFGNEQGEGKQSIPGVPVLFRRRHGSGPMGLVGQEGEPVPEGYFPLMEAEPETPSLVGTQEANAEAAKVALTPTTRALVDELTRRHFPKGR from the coding sequence ATGGCGACCTCGCTGCTCGCGACGGATGGCTACAAGTTCAGCATGGCGGAGGCGGGTTGGCCGCTTCGCCGGGAGACTTTCTACTACTCCCACCGCAGAGGCGGTCTCCAGGTCATGCCCCTGGACCTCGCTGGCTATGTGCGCTCGCTCCTTCCCGAGCCGAAGCCCGAGGACTACGACTACCTCTCGCGCTTCGACTACGAGATGGGCGTGGGCTTCAAGGCGGCCATCCTCCGAAAGGAGCGGCTCTCCGTTCGCGCCATCCCTCGCGGCGCCCACTTCTACTCCCGCGAGCCCATCCTCACCGTCACCGGCCCCTCCGCCCTCGTCTCCTGGGTGGAGCCCATCCTCCTCCAGCTCAACTTCCGCATTCAGGTGGCCACCCAGGCACTGCTGGACCGTGAGGGCCTGGCTCGCGCGGTCGCCCGTGTCACCTGCGAAGAGCAGAAGGCCATCGTGCTGGAGACGCTCGACGCCGTGGGCGTCAAGCCGGTGCCCGTCACGGTCGACACGGAAGGCTACGCCCAGCGCGTGCGCGCCACCGTGAAGGAGCTCATCGACGCGGTCGAGGACCCGGCCCGCATCTTCGAGGTGGGCCTTCGCGCGGCCACCTGTCTCCAGCAACATGAAATCGCGTTGCAGGCCTGCAAGGACATGGGCGTGCAGCGCACCAGCAATGTGGAGGGCGCACGCAAGCTGGGGATGATTCCCGTCGGCACGATGGGGCATGAGCACATCCAGCGGTATGGTTCGGACGATGCCGCGTTCCGCGCCATGCGTGAGCGGCGTCCCCAGCGGTCCAGTTATCTGCTGGACACCTTCGACACGCTCACGTCGGGCATCCCCGCCGCGTTCCAGCTCATCCGCGAGGAGCCCGGTGCCGGCGACTCCATCCGCTTCGACTCGGGCAACAAGAAGCTCCAGTACCTCTACGCGGTGACGCGGGCGCGCGACATGGGCATCCGCCCGGTCAACATCCTGGAGGACGGCCTGGACGCCGAGGCCACACGCGAGTTCGAGGAGCTGCGCCGGCAGGTGGGGTGGGACCCGAGCGCGCAGTTCTACGGCTACGGAGGCCACATCATCGCGCGCACCATGGAGTGCTCCTTCACGCGCGACAAGGTGGCCGCCATCTACAAGCTGTCGCAGACGGGCCATCAGCCGGTGATGAAGTTCGGCAACGAGCAGGGCGAGGGCAAGCAGAGCATCCCGGGTGTCCCGGTGCTGTTCCGCCGCCGTCATGGCTCGGGGCCCATGGGCCTGGTGGGGCAGGAGGGTGAGCCGGTGCCGGAGGGCTACTTCCCGCTCATGGAGGCGGAGCCCGAGACGCCCTCGCTCGTGGGCACGCAGGAGGCCAACGCGGAGGCCGCGAAGGTCGCCCTGACTCCCACCACGCGCGCGCTCGTCGACGAGCTGACGCGCCGCCACTTCCCCAAGGGTCGTTGA
- a CDS encoding nicotinamidase: MPLPIPRFHEDARAGQLYLERTGEVAAEARRYAAEHGIRPAREDRVRVAAFGIDVQVGFCIPGASLFVPGAVEDTQRSLRWLYSHLDRLTELVFSLDTHRVFQIFHPAWWRDADGNPPAPFTNISAAEVRSGRWRATRFPEESQAYCEQLEAQGRYVLTVWPFHALLGGVSHALVPAFYEAGAFHAIARDTATHFELKGEHPLTENYSVLSPEVTEVKGQRVGAFNTPLFERLMTFDRIYVFGQAKSHCVLSTLRDLREHIERTDRSKLGRVHILVDTMSPVPAPPLDPLPPSVDFPRLADEGIEELRRAGMRVVRTTDPLDF, translated from the coding sequence ATGCCACTGCCCATTCCCCGCTTTCATGAGGACGCTCGCGCGGGCCAGCTCTACCTGGAGCGCACGGGAGAGGTCGCCGCCGAGGCCCGCCGCTACGCGGCCGAGCACGGCATCCGTCCGGCCCGCGAGGACCGCGTGCGGGTCGCCGCCTTTGGCATCGACGTGCAGGTGGGCTTCTGCATCCCGGGCGCCAGCCTCTTCGTCCCGGGCGCCGTCGAGGACACACAGCGCTCCCTGCGCTGGCTCTACTCGCACCTGGACCGGCTGACGGAGCTGGTGTTCTCGCTCGACACCCACCGCGTCTTCCAGATCTTCCACCCCGCATGGTGGCGGGACGCGGACGGAAATCCCCCAGCGCCGTTCACGAACATCTCCGCGGCGGAGGTCCGCTCCGGCCGCTGGCGCGCCACGCGCTTTCCCGAGGAGAGCCAGGCGTACTGCGAGCAACTGGAGGCACAGGGCCGCTACGTGCTCACCGTGTGGCCTTTCCACGCGCTGCTGGGGGGCGTGAGCCATGCGCTGGTGCCCGCGTTCTACGAGGCCGGCGCGTTCCACGCCATCGCGCGTGACACCGCGACACACTTCGAGCTCAAGGGCGAGCACCCGCTCACGGAGAACTACTCCGTGCTCTCGCCCGAGGTGACGGAGGTGAAGGGCCAGCGCGTGGGCGCGTTCAACACGCCCCTCTTCGAGCGGCTCATGACCTTCGACCGCATCTACGTCTTCGGCCAGGCCAAGTCCCACTGCGTGCTCTCCACGCTGCGGGACTTGCGCGAGCACATCGAGCGGACGGACCGCTCGAAGCTGGGGCGAGTGCACATCCTCGTGGACACGATGAGCCCGGTGCCCGCGCCGCCGCTGGACCCGCTGCCGCCCTCGGTCGACTTCCCCCGGTTGGCGGACGAAGGCATCGAGGAGCTTCGCCGCGCGGGGATGCGGGTGGTGCGGACCACCGACCCGCTCGACTTCTGA
- a CDS encoding glycerate kinase — protein MIPPRWLVAPQEFKGTLTATEAAEAMAKGVREVSPEVVLDIAPLADGGPGTVDALLSGTRGERRVCQVHGPLGQQVEASWALLEDGRTAVVEMAAASGLTRMEPTPSNARRASTYGAGELMRAALDAGCERLIVGLGGSATTDGGTGALTALGYRFLDAHGNPLPPGGAALSALVRIDASRRHPRLGQVELMGATDVTSPLLGPDGAARLFSPQKGADASTVEALEAALAHFSSVAGDTSSGWPGAGAAGGFGFGLTALAGGRLVPGYELVSRALGLERRVLLAEVVLTGEGRFDRQTSLGKGPGGLARLAREHGTPVELFAGSVRRDDGLELDLFHTVVDLSTQARPGVSAGDVLRGAVARWTAARLKTAR, from the coding sequence GTGATTCCTCCTCGTTGGCTCGTCGCGCCGCAGGAATTCAAGGGCACCCTCACCGCCACGGAAGCGGCCGAGGCCATGGCCAAGGGTGTGCGTGAAGTCTCCCCCGAGGTGGTGCTGGACATCGCGCCGCTCGCGGACGGAGGGCCGGGCACGGTGGACGCGCTGCTGTCGGGCACTCGAGGCGAGCGCCGCGTGTGCCAGGTGCATGGTCCGCTGGGGCAGCAGGTGGAAGCCTCCTGGGCCTTGCTGGAGGACGGTCGCACCGCGGTGGTGGAGATGGCGGCGGCCTCGGGCCTCACGCGCATGGAGCCCACGCCGAGCAACGCCCGGCGTGCCTCCACCTACGGAGCCGGAGAGCTGATGCGCGCCGCGCTGGACGCGGGCTGTGAGCGGCTCATCGTGGGACTGGGTGGAAGCGCGACCACGGACGGCGGCACCGGCGCGCTCACCGCGCTGGGCTATCGCTTCCTGGATGCGCATGGCAATCCGCTCCCGCCAGGAGGCGCCGCGCTGTCCGCGCTCGTGCGCATCGATGCATCGCGGCGTCATCCCCGGCTGGGCCAGGTGGAGTTGATGGGCGCCACGGATGTCACCTCGCCGCTCTTGGGGCCCGACGGCGCGGCGCGACTGTTCAGTCCCCAGAAGGGCGCGGACGCGTCGACGGTGGAGGCGCTGGAGGCGGCGCTGGCGCACTTCTCGAGCGTGGCGGGAGACACGAGCTCGGGCTGGCCCGGCGCGGGCGCGGCGGGGGGCTTCGGCTTCGGCCTGACGGCGCTCGCGGGCGGTCGGCTGGTGCCGGGTTATGAGCTGGTGTCGCGCGCGCTGGGGCTGGAGCGGCGCGTGTTGCTCGCGGAGGTGGTGCTCACCGGCGAGGGCCGCTTCGACCGGCAGACCTCGCTGGGCAAGGGGCCTGGAGGGCTCGCGCGGCTGGCGCGTGAGCACGGCACGCCCGTGGAGCTTTTCGCGGGCTCGGTGCGGCGCGATGACGGGCTGGAGCTCGACTTGTTCCACACGGTGGTGGACCTGAGCACCCAGGCCCGTCCGGGCGTCAGCGCCGGGGACGTGCTGCGCGGCGCCGTGGCGCGCTGGACCGCGGCGCGGCTCAAGACGGCGCGCTGA
- a CDS encoding YkgJ family cysteine cluster protein: MRTHDWDDDNEDEELEDTPAPGGTHARERALKDVRAIYRQADAAYTPFSCPASGECCQLSRTGRQPWLWLPEWELLTKGRPLPPPREDGGCPYLDAAGLRCTVYADRPFGCRTFFCERIRGPTRQPAETVGTLLERLERASQRREPSLRGPRPLLEWHAEALAAARKTR; this comes from the coding sequence ATGCGGACCCACGACTGGGATGACGACAACGAGGACGAGGAGCTGGAGGACACTCCGGCGCCAGGCGGTACGCATGCGCGTGAGCGCGCGCTCAAGGACGTGCGCGCCATCTACCGCCAGGCGGACGCGGCCTATACCCCCTTCTCGTGTCCGGCCAGCGGCGAGTGCTGCCAGCTCTCCCGCACCGGACGCCAGCCGTGGCTGTGGCTCCCCGAGTGGGAGCTGCTGACGAAGGGCCGCCCGCTGCCTCCTCCTCGCGAGGATGGAGGCTGTCCCTATCTGGACGCCGCGGGCTTGCGCTGCACCGTGTACGCGGACCGGCCCTTCGGCTGCCGGACGTTCTTCTGTGAACGAATCCGAGGCCCCACGCGCCAACCCGCCGAAACGGTGGGTACGCTGCTGGAGCGATTGGAGCGAGCCTCCCAACGCAGGGAGCCCTCGCTCCGAGGCCCTCGCCCGCTGCTGGAATGGCATGCGGAAGCACTCGCCGCGGCGCGGAAGACGCGCTGA
- a CDS encoding class I SAM-dependent rRNA methyltransferase encodes MPTSSKPPSGPHRGGRPFSPQSSSNRGRPNARPDKPAPDRTSPELGPDGVPQVSLLRRGVERWQAGHPWIYRADLNGDPGLEGGEVVRVTDGRGWFIGKAFYSRHSKISLRWLSYDDVAVDADFFRQKLQSAQDLRQRALPGETTYRLIHGEADGIPGLVVDRYGDYLSVQFLVPATEQRKALLTDLLEEQFKPRGIVNRSDVGVRNLEGLTPEKGLLRGQLPGPVSFDEGLVRVRADLLEGQKTGAFLDQRENHVMAAQYAHGEALDCFSYVGGFALQLATRATSVTAVEISEQASAQLRDNAAANKLSNVNVVVANAFDFLRDAVDEGRKFDTIVLDPPSFAKNKDAIAAAVRGYKEINLRAMQLLRPGGILITASCTYHVDEQSFEDMLASAAADARRRLQIVERRGAGKDHPVLLNLRETRYLKCFVLRVL; translated from the coding sequence ATGCCCACCTCATCCAAGCCCCCTTCTGGCCCCCATCGCGGTGGCAGGCCGTTCTCCCCTCAGTCCTCGTCCAACCGGGGCCGCCCCAATGCTCGCCCGGACAAGCCCGCTCCGGACCGGACCTCGCCCGAGCTGGGGCCGGATGGTGTCCCCCAGGTCTCCCTGCTGCGCCGCGGCGTCGAGCGCTGGCAGGCGGGCCACCCCTGGATTTACCGAGCGGACCTCAACGGCGACCCGGGACTCGAGGGCGGTGAGGTCGTCCGGGTGACGGACGGGCGCGGCTGGTTCATCGGCAAGGCGTTCTATTCGCGCCACTCGAAGATTTCCCTGCGCTGGCTCAGCTACGACGACGTGGCGGTGGACGCGGACTTCTTCCGCCAGAAGCTCCAGTCCGCGCAGGACCTGCGTCAGCGCGCGCTCCCGGGCGAGACGACGTACCGGCTGATTCACGGCGAGGCGGACGGAATCCCAGGCCTCGTGGTGGACCGCTACGGCGACTACCTCAGCGTCCAGTTCCTCGTGCCCGCCACCGAGCAGCGCAAGGCGCTCCTCACGGACCTGCTGGAGGAGCAGTTCAAGCCGCGCGGCATCGTCAACCGCTCGGACGTGGGCGTGCGCAACCTGGAGGGCCTCACGCCGGAGAAGGGCCTGCTGCGCGGTCAGCTCCCCGGCCCCGTCTCCTTCGACGAGGGCCTGGTGCGCGTGCGCGCGGACCTGCTCGAGGGCCAGAAGACGGGCGCCTTCCTGGACCAGCGGGAGAACCACGTCATGGCGGCGCAGTACGCCCATGGCGAGGCGCTGGACTGCTTCTCCTACGTGGGAGGCTTCGCGCTCCAGCTCGCCACGCGCGCCACGAGCGTCACCGCGGTCGAGATTTCCGAGCAGGCCTCCGCGCAGCTGCGCGACAACGCCGCGGCCAACAAGCTCTCCAACGTGAATGTCGTCGTGGCCAACGCGTTCGACTTCCTGCGCGACGCGGTGGACGAGGGACGCAAGTTCGACACCATCGTCCTGGACCCGCCGTCCTTCGCGAAGAACAAGGACGCCATCGCCGCCGCGGTGCGCGGGTACAAGGAAATCAACCTGCGCGCCATGCAGCTGCTGCGGCCCGGAGGAATCCTCATCACCGCGAGCTGCACGTACCACGTGGATGAGCAGTCCTTCGAGGACATGCTCGCCTCCGCCGCGGCCGACGCGCGCCGCCGCCTGCAAATCGTCGAACGCCGCGGCGCGGGCAAGGACCACCCCGTGTTGCTGAACCTGCGCGAGACTCGCTACCTGAAGTGTTTCGTGCTGCGCGTGCTGTGA
- a CDS encoding FxsA family protein, with protein sequence MFKYLLFALIVVPFVELYLLVTIGREIGFAPTLGLVLLTGVVGTWLARREGSRVMSRWQSSLAMRQVPEEGLFSGALIMLGGVLLVIPGVLTDVAGLLLLLPPVRRWVTARLRRSVERRMREGSLHVTTIGGMGFPGPFGGAPPPGGPSFPRSWDEDSQGPSARMRPGAPRSEVDAEFTEEEPRH encoded by the coding sequence GTGTTCAAGTACCTCCTGTTCGCCCTCATCGTCGTCCCCTTCGTGGAGCTGTATCTGCTGGTCACCATCGGCCGGGAGATTGGCTTCGCGCCCACGCTGGGCCTGGTGCTGTTGACGGGCGTGGTGGGCACGTGGCTCGCCCGCCGCGAGGGCTCGCGGGTGATGAGCCGCTGGCAGTCATCCCTGGCCATGCGGCAGGTTCCGGAGGAGGGGCTGTTCAGCGGCGCACTCATCATGCTCGGGGGCGTGCTGCTGGTGATTCCGGGCGTCCTCACCGACGTGGCGGGGCTTTTGTTGCTGCTGCCACCCGTGCGGCGGTGGGTGACGGCGCGCCTGCGCCGGTCCGTCGAGCGGCGCATGCGCGAGGGTTCGCTGCACGTCACCACGATTGGCGGCATGGGCTTTCCGGGGCCCTTCGGTGGGGCTCCTCCGCCGGGAGGGCCTTCGTTCCCCAGGTCCTGGGACGAAGACTCCCAAGGCCCGTCCGCGCGGATGCGCCCGGGCGCGCCACGGTCCGAGGTCGACGCGGAGTTCACCGAGGAAGAGCCGCGGCACTAG
- a CDS encoding acyltransferase family protein, with the protein MKRLGPSFTFQQQSNRHPGLDGARGLAVLAMVLGHTLDALLSPEARLHPWVQHYWAFRGVTAPLFLLVSGWAVVAALGTRPNSARDTLGRRVRRSLLLLFLGYLLHWPGWHAARNLGWTDAMLSRVFVFDALQCIGFALLLGSVLLALVPARGGRPLLLLALAVGVPLASATMWKMGAGLPAPVQQFLGSAEGSRFPFFPWAGFFFAGAFAASVLNVLRPGLPQGLALLAVGAGLLGITQVLLVPDWGPASAWMVAYRVSQGLLVLGAVTLAPTRLSGLLAPLGRLSLWIYVLHLPVVYGWADIAGLAGRVGPTLGVPAALGVATALLLVCALVARVGRWVTEQARPWRAGSTTLNASISGTRMSPRA; encoded by the coding sequence GTGAAACGACTCGGCCCCTCGTTCACCTTCCAGCAGCAATCGAACCGGCACCCCGGGCTCGACGGAGCGCGCGGTCTGGCGGTCCTGGCCATGGTGCTCGGACACACGCTGGACGCGCTGCTGTCGCCCGAGGCGCGTCTGCACCCGTGGGTGCAACACTACTGGGCCTTCCGCGGCGTCACCGCCCCCCTGTTCCTCCTCGTGAGTGGCTGGGCGGTGGTGGCCGCGCTGGGAACCCGGCCCAACAGCGCGCGAGACACCCTGGGACGCAGGGTCCGCCGCTCCCTGCTGCTGCTCTTCCTCGGCTATCTGCTGCACTGGCCCGGCTGGCACGCGGCGCGGAACCTGGGCTGGACGGACGCGATGCTCTCGCGTGTCTTCGTCTTCGATGCGCTCCAGTGCATCGGCTTCGCGCTGCTCTTGGGCTCCGTGCTGCTCGCGCTCGTGCCCGCGCGAGGAGGACGTCCGCTGCTCCTGCTCGCCCTGGCGGTGGGAGTTCCCCTCGCCAGCGCGACGATGTGGAAGATGGGCGCGGGGCTGCCCGCGCCCGTGCAGCAGTTCCTGGGCAGCGCGGAGGGAAGCCGCTTCCCCTTCTTCCCATGGGCCGGCTTCTTCTTCGCCGGAGCCTTCGCCGCCTCCGTGCTGAACGTGCTGCGGCCAGGACTGCCACAGGGCCTGGCGCTGCTCGCGGTGGGCGCGGGGCTATTGGGCATCACCCAGGTCCTCCTGGTGCCGGACTGGGGCCCCGCGAGCGCGTGGATGGTCGCCTATCGCGTGAGCCAGGGGCTGCTCGTCCTGGGCGCGGTGACGCTGGCTCCCACGCGCCTGAGTGGCTTGCTGGCGCCCCTGGGTCGGCTGTCGCTGTGGATCTACGTGCTGCACCTGCCGGTGGTGTACGGCTGGGCGGACATCGCCGGGCTCGCCGGACGCGTGGGCCCCACCCTGGGAGTTCCCGCCGCCCTGGGCGTCGCCACGGCCCTGCTCCTGGTCTGCGCGCTGGTGGCCCGAGTGGGCCGCTGGGTGACCGAGCAGGCCCGCCCCTGGCGCGCCGGCTCCACCACGTTGAACGCCAGCATCAGCGGCACGCGGATGAGCCCGCGCGCCTGA
- a CDS encoding cytochrome-c peroxidase: MSRTRFFSVLTLASLGASGLAACERKQEPAASPPVVAEAPKPRAPSTLTADQLAHFFRPVPPRKDAKPAPKDTPAQVELGRMLFFEPRLSKNHDVSCNTCHGLGTYGVDNKALSDGHRGLKGSRNSPTVYNAAGHIAQFWDGRADTLEAQATGPILNPVEMAMPDSRRVVTTLSSMPEYVARFRESFPGEKRPVTMENAAKALAAFERGLTTTSRFDRFVAGEHSALTETEQRGLQLFATTGCTTCHNGPTVGGLSFQRLGLVEDYPGLKDAGRFDVTKNEDDRGKFRVPTLLNVERTGPYLHDGSVKDLPTMVRLMARHQLARTLTDAEVDDLVAFLKSLTGELPPAERIAAPALPPSTKKTPKPDPS; this comes from the coding sequence ATGTCGCGAACCCGGTTCTTCTCAGTGCTCACGCTGGCCTCCCTGGGCGCGAGTGGGCTCGCGGCCTGTGAGCGGAAGCAGGAGCCGGCGGCTTCTCCCCCGGTGGTCGCGGAGGCACCGAAGCCCCGCGCGCCCTCGACGCTGACGGCCGACCAGCTCGCGCACTTCTTCCGGCCCGTGCCGCCCAGGAAGGACGCGAAGCCCGCGCCCAAGGACACCCCTGCGCAGGTGGAGCTGGGGCGCATGCTCTTCTTCGAGCCGCGCCTGTCGAAGAACCACGATGTCTCCTGCAACACCTGCCACGGCCTGGGCACCTACGGCGTGGACAACAAGGCGCTGTCGGACGGGCACCGGGGGCTGAAGGGCTCGCGCAACTCGCCCACGGTCTACAACGCGGCGGGCCACATCGCGCAGTTCTGGGATGGGCGCGCGGACACGCTGGAGGCGCAGGCCACCGGGCCCATCCTGAATCCGGTGGAGATGGCCATGCCGGACTCGCGCCGGGTGGTGACGACGTTGTCCTCCATGCCCGAGTACGTCGCGCGCTTCCGTGAGTCCTTCCCGGGCGAGAAGCGGCCGGTGACGATGGAGAACGCCGCCAAGGCGCTGGCCGCGTTCGAGCGAGGACTCACGACGACCTCCCGCTTCGACCGGTTCGTGGCGGGTGAGCACTCCGCGCTGACGGAGACGGAGCAGCGGGGGCTTCAGCTCTTCGCGACCACGGGCTGCACCACGTGCCACAACGGCCCCACGGTGGGCGGGCTGTCCTTCCAGCGGCTGGGGTTGGTGGAGGACTACCCGGGGCTGAAGGACGCGGGCCGGTTCGACGTGACGAAGAACGAGGATGACCGGGGCAAGTTCCGCGTGCCCACGCTGCTCAACGTCGAGCGCACCGGGCCGTACCTGCATGACGGCAGCGTGAAGGACTTGCCGACGATGGTCCGGTTGATGGCCCGGCATCAGCTCGCGCGGACGTTGACGGACGCGGAGGTGGATGACCTGGTGGCCTTCCTCAAGAGCCTCACGGGGGAGCTGCCGCCCGCCGAGCGCATCGCCGCGCCCGCGCTCCCGCCGAGTACGAAGAAGACTCCGAAGCCGGACCCGTCTTGA
- a CDS encoding B3/B4 domain-containing protein, with translation MHLRVSNEMAQKFPDLRISFIAVRGMDNTGDSPELQAELRAAEADFRARVPDLAALAADPRIAAWQEAYQRFGVNPKKARPSAEALLRRVVNGNPVPWINKAVNAYLLAELFYLLPVGGYTLDRLQGDLQLRLSPGDEPFTPIGGAEAEQTSAGEVVYADDARVLTRRWNFRDCDHAKVEASSRDIILFVEAPSPTVTTEDLRGLVTLIGEKTQKHCGGHITLGLLDVREATEVELPTK, from the coding sequence ATGCACCTGCGAGTTTCCAACGAGATGGCACAGAAGTTCCCGGACCTGCGCATCAGCTTCATCGCGGTGCGAGGCATGGACAACACAGGAGACAGTCCCGAGCTCCAGGCGGAACTGCGTGCGGCCGAGGCGGACTTCCGTGCGCGGGTCCCCGACCTCGCGGCCTTGGCGGCGGACCCTCGCATCGCGGCGTGGCAGGAGGCCTACCAGCGCTTCGGCGTCAACCCGAAGAAGGCGCGTCCCAGCGCGGAGGCGCTGCTGCGCCGCGTGGTGAACGGGAACCCCGTGCCGTGGATCAACAAGGCGGTGAACGCCTATCTGCTCGCGGAGCTGTTCTACCTGCTGCCCGTGGGCGGCTACACCTTGGACCGGCTCCAGGGTGACCTCCAGCTCCGCCTGTCGCCGGGCGACGAGCCCTTCACCCCCATCGGCGGCGCGGAGGCGGAGCAGACGAGCGCGGGCGAGGTCGTCTACGCGGACGACGCGCGCGTGCTCACGCGGCGGTGGAACTTCCGCGACTGCGACCACGCCAAGGTGGAGGCCAGCTCGCGCGACATCATCCTCTTCGTCGAGGCGCCCTCGCCCACGGTGACGACGGAGGACCTGCGAGGTCTCGTCACCCTCATTGGCGAGAAGACCCAGAAGCACTGTGGGGGCCACATCACCCTGGGCCTTCTGGACGTGCGCGAGGCCACCGAGGTCGAGCTGCCGACGAAGTGA
- a CDS encoding fatty acid desaturase family protein has protein sequence MNEPRQRAGDSSVPGVPRGQEVWELREFLAAQGQEDALEELQSAKPVRALLEIGETWALIFGAWALCMYVSWLGLPLALLIIGSRQRALGNRLHDAAHGNIFLGRSLNQRVGALLCGLPLFEDFELYRVDHLKHHAFLGHPEKDPDYLSVPSREGRRHTAWSLYVFYVRDARLWRASLFATLLRAPAAHRWRVALWWAVLLGALALLAGAWGALSFALLWLVSKMTVYHLIKIFAEISDHIGLPPGTVLGYTRNHPSNVLSFFLHPHQDNYHVTHHLFPRVPLVNLSRMHQLLLPAPAYAHAHHCESYFWGPRSLVKSWLHFQAGPGPDAARS, from the coding sequence ATGAATGAACCGCGCCAGCGAGCAGGGGATTCGTCTGTCCCGGGTGTGCCCCGGGGACAGGAGGTGTGGGAGCTGCGGGAGTTCCTCGCGGCACAGGGTCAGGAGGACGCACTGGAGGAACTGCAGTCCGCGAAGCCTGTTCGGGCGCTGCTGGAAATCGGTGAGACATGGGCGCTCATTTTCGGCGCCTGGGCGCTGTGTATGTATGTGTCGTGGCTCGGATTGCCCTTGGCCTTGCTCATCATTGGATCGCGCCAGCGGGCGCTGGGAAATCGCTTGCACGACGCCGCACACGGGAACATATTTCTCGGAAGGTCGTTGAATCAGCGGGTGGGGGCGCTCCTCTGTGGTTTGCCGCTGTTCGAGGACTTCGAGCTGTATCGCGTGGACCACTTGAAACACCACGCGTTCCTGGGCCACCCGGAGAAGGATCCGGACTACCTGTCAGTGCCTTCGCGGGAAGGGCGGCGACACACCGCGTGGAGTCTGTATGTGTTCTACGTACGAGACGCGAGGCTTTGGCGGGCGTCGCTCTTCGCCACGTTGTTGCGGGCGCCCGCCGCGCACCGGTGGCGCGTGGCGCTGTGGTGGGCGGTGCTCCTGGGGGCGCTCGCCTTGCTGGCGGGCGCGTGGGGAGCCCTGTCGTTTGCGCTGCTGTGGTTGGTTTCCAAGATGACTGTGTATCACCTCATCAAGATCTTCGCGGAGATCTCGGACCACATCGGGCTGCCGCCCGGGACGGTGCTGGGTTACACGCGGAATCATCCGTCCAATGTGTTGTCATTCTTCCTGCATCCGCACCAAGACAACTACCATGTGACACATCATTTGTTCCCGCGCGTCCCGTTGGTGAACCTGTCGCGGATGCATCAGCTCCTGTTGCCTGCGCCGGCGTATGCGCATGCCCATCATTGTGAGAGTTACTTCTGGGGGCCGCGCTCGCTGGTGAAGAGCTGGCTCCACTTCCAGGCCGGGCCCGGGCCCGACGCCGCGCGCTCCTGA